The Salvelinus fontinalis isolate EN_2023a chromosome 24, ASM2944872v1, whole genome shotgun sequence genome has a segment encoding these proteins:
- the LOC129821885 gene encoding ragulator complex protein LAMTOR1-like isoform X2: MGCCYSSENETTEQDPDERKPLIPHPNPDSKPLNGTEWNSTNVPSARTDEQALLTSILTKTALNIIDVSAADSQGMEQHEYMDKARQYSTKLALLSNSLSQKKPLPLPSLTSQPHQVLASDLVPYSDVQQVSKIAAYAYSAISQIKVDAKEELVVQFAIP, encoded by the exons GACCCTGACGAGCGTAAGCCGCTGATCCCCCACCCGAACCCCGACAGCAAGCCCCTCAACGGCACAGAATGGAACTCCACCAATGTACCCTCAGCCCGCACAGACGAACAGGCCTTACTCACATCCATCCTTACCAAGACAGCTCT GAACATCATCGACGTCTCGGCTGCGGACTCTCAAGGCATGGAGCAGCATGAGTACATGGACAAAGCTCGGCAATACAG TACAAAACTGGCCTTGTTGAGTAACAGTCTGTCTCAGAAGaagcccctccctctcccttcactCACCAGCCAGCCGCACCAAGTGCTCGCTAGTGATCTGGTGCCATATTCGGATGTACAACAG GTGTCCAAGATAGCTGCCTATGCTTACAGTGCAATCTCTCAGATCAAGGTGGACGCTAAAGAAGAGCTAGTGGTTCAATTTGCCATCCCCTGA
- the LOC129821885 gene encoding ragulator complex protein LAMTOR1-like isoform X1, with protein MLYHNHFSNKQGKNLVTQTACDSDRGFCDRDAHVVPQDPDERKPLIPHPNPDSKPLNGTEWNSTNVPSARTDEQALLTSILTKTALNIIDVSAADSQGMEQHEYMDKARQYSTKLALLSNSLSQKKPLPLPSLTSQPHQVLASDLVPYSDVQQVSKIAAYAYSAISQIKVDAKEELVVQFAIP; from the exons ATGTTGTATCATAATCATTTTAGCAATAAGCAAGGTAAGAATCTGGTAACCCAAACAGCCTGTGATAGTGATCGAGGAT TTTGTGATCGCGATGCGCATGTTGTGCCTCAGGACCCTGACGAGCGTAAGCCGCTGATCCCCCACCCGAACCCCGACAGCAAGCCCCTCAACGGCACAGAATGGAACTCCACCAATGTACCCTCAGCCCGCACAGACGAACAGGCCTTACTCACATCCATCCTTACCAAGACAGCTCT GAACATCATCGACGTCTCGGCTGCGGACTCTCAAGGCATGGAGCAGCATGAGTACATGGACAAAGCTCGGCAATACAG TACAAAACTGGCCTTGTTGAGTAACAGTCTGTCTCAGAAGaagcccctccctctcccttcactCACCAGCCAGCCGCACCAAGTGCTCGCTAGTGATCTGGTGCCATATTCGGATGTACAACAG GTGTCCAAGATAGCTGCCTATGCTTACAGTGCAATCTCTCAGATCAAGGTGGACGCTAAAGAAGAGCTAGTGGTTCAATTTGCCATCCCCTGA